The window GGTCGACGATCCGGCTGCGCAACGTCCACAGCGGCAAGGTACTCGGCGTGGAGGGCATGTCCACCGCCGACGACGCCCGCATCGTCCAGTGGGCCGACAACGGCACCGCCGACCACGACTGGACGCCCGTCGACGTGGGCGACGGCACGCACAAGCTGCGCAACGCGCACACCGGCAAGCTGCTCGCCATCTCCGGCGGCGCCACCGCCCAGGGCGCCCAGGCGGTGCAGGACCAGGACAACGGCAGCCCGGACAACCAGTGGAGGTTCGTGCCCAACGGCGCCCGCCGGATCCAGAACCTCGCCAGCGGGCTCGTGCTCGGGGTGCGGGACATGTCCACCACCGACGGCGGCCTCGTCCTCCAGTGGGGCGACACCGGCACCGCCGACCACCTGTGGACCGCGATCGTGGACACCGGCGGCTACCTGCGGCTGCGCAACTCGCACAGCGGCAGGGTGCTCGGGGTCGAGGGCGGCGCCAGCGCCGCCGGCGCCCGGATCGTGCAGTGGGCCGACAACGGCGCGAACGACCACCGGTGGCGGCTGCGGTACGGCGGCAACGGCTACTTCCGCGTCCAGTGCGCCAACGGCGGCCGGGTCCTCGGGGTGAGCGGCGGCTCCGGCAGCCAGGGCGCGCAGATCGTCCTCGGCACCGACAGCGGGGCCGCCGACCAGCGTTGGCGGTTCGTCTGAACCGTGTCGCGAGGACCTCCACCCGGCCCTAACGGCGCGGCGGCGCCCCGACGCTGCGGCGGGCGACCAGGCTCGGTGCGACCGTCTGCCGAAGCGGGCCGACGACCTGCGACGACTCGATCTGGGCGAGCAGCAGGTCCAGGCTCGCCCGGGCGACCGCGGCGAAGTCGGGACGCACGGTGGTCAGCGGCGGGATGAAGTACGCCGCCTCGGGCACGTCGTCGAAGCCGACCACGCTGATGTCGTCCGGCACCCGCAGGCCGTGCTCGTGCAGCGCCCGCAGCACGCCCAGCGCCAGGTGGTCGTTGGCGGTGAACACCGCGGTGACCTCCGGTATCCGGGCGAGCATCTGCCCGCACCGGTAGCCGGCCGCCGCGGACCAGTCCGCCGGGATCAGCGGCGGCGCCTCGGCACCCGCCGACCGCAGGGCCTCCCGCCACCCCTCGATGCGGCCCGCGCTGTCGAACCAGTCGGGCGGGCCAGACACGTGCCAGACCGTCCGGTGCCCGGCGTCGAGGAGATGCTGCGTGGCGGCGCGGGCACCGGCGACCTGGTCGACCGTCACCAGCGGAATCGGCCGCCGCGGGTCGCCGTCGACGGTTACCAGGGGTACGTCCTTCGGCAGCCGTCCGAGCGCCTCCCCGGCCGACTCGACGGGCGCGATCACCACGATGCCGGCGACCCGGTGCGCGAGGTGCCGCTCCACCGCCGCGGAGATGGACTGGTGGTCGAGGTCGCTGACGCTGCCGACGCTGACCGCGAAGCCCGCCTCGGCGGCCGCCTGTTCCAGGGCGGTCAGCAGCGAGGCCGGGCCGAAGAGGGTGGTGTTCTGCGCGACCACCCCGATCACCTGGGACCGGCCGGTGACCAGTGCCCGCGCGGCCCGGTTGGGCCGGTAGCCCAGCTCGGTGATCGCCGCCTGGACGCGCAGCCGGGTCTGCTCGCGCACGTTGGGGTGCCCGTTGAGGACCCGGGACACCGTCTGGTGGGAGACGCCGGCGAGGCGAGCCACGTCCGTCATCGCGGGACTGCGCACGGCCACCTCACTTCCCCGCCTGCCCGTCGACGATCGCACACGTCGTCGTCGACGGGAGCGGCCATCGTGTTGCTGCCTCCGCCACGGCGACGTGTGCCGGGTGACCGGTGGAAACGCCGACAGTCTACGCCAGTCGTCCCGTCGGTCAGGGTGCGGCTGAGCCGGCACACCAGACGGGACTGCTGGCGGCGCGCGCCCCGGGGCGGAAGGGGTTTCCGATGGTTCCCCGCACCCCACCCCGGACCATTCGCCGTACGATCCTCAGGCTCTCGTACGCCTGGGAACGGTGACCGGTGTCATGGTGTCGTCAGGGTGAACCGGCGCACCGTCACCTGGCCGCCCAACGACTGGGTGGCGTAGTTGAAGATGCCGAACCGGTATCCCATGAAGAACTGCCAGGCGTTGTTGAGGGTCAGGGCGTTGCCCAGCGGGACGAACGTGACCCCGTCGGTGCTGTACGAGAACCTCGCCTGGCGACCCGAGCCGGGCCGGATGTCGGCGTTGGCGCGCAACCAGATCCGCCCGCCGGACACCGGCGCGCTGGCGATCTCGGTTCCGGTGCCGGTGGTGTTCCAGTTGTCGGTGCCCATGGTCAGGCCGTTGGTCATGACCACCCGCGTGGCCCCGTTCTCGCGCTTGACGCCGATCCACGCCGAGGTGTCGCGCAGCATCGCCAGCCCGGTCCGGTCGCCGTCGCGCATCGTGGAGTAGTCCAGTTCGATGGTGCCCGTCGAGGTCGGACCCTGGATCCGATGGGTCACCGTGTTGCGCGCCCGGTAGAGGTCGTTGGTCACCGTCGCGGTCTGCAGGCGCAGCCCGTTGTTCACCGACCACCGGCTGTTGTCCGGGTTGTGGTTCCACTCGTACTGGACGCCGAGGGTGGTGCCGGGGAAGGTGTCGGTCCCGGTGAGCGGCTTGACCGGACGCGACGGCAGCGGGTTGGGGTAGTTGACGCCCCAGGAGCCGTTGACCGCCTGCACCTGGGGCCAACCGTCGCTGGTCCAGGTGATGGGGGCCAGCGTCGGCATCCGGCCGCCGGGGTACGCGTCGGTGAACGCCATGTAGTACCAGCCCCCGTTCTGGGTCTGCACCAGTCCGCCCTGGTGCGGCACCCCACCGCCGGAGATCGGACCCGGCATGTTGAGCAGCACCTGTCGCTGCTCGTACGGACCGAACGGGCCGTTCGTCGACTTCAGCACGTACTGGCCGTTGGCCGGGCGGGTGAGCCAGATGTAGTAGGCACCGTTGCGCTTGTAGAAGCGCGCTCCCTCCAGCGTGCCGATGCTCGACGGTGTCTGGTACACCTGCTGGGCCCGCACCTGGGTACGTCCGTCCGGCGACAGCTGGGCCACGCTGATCGTGCCGTTGCCGTACGCGACGTACATGGTGTCGTTGTCGTCGACGAGCATCCCGGCGTCGTAGTAGCAGTTGGGGATGGTGGTGTGGCGGCTCCACGTGCCGTCGACGGCGGACGCGGTGTAGATGTGCGTCTGGGCGAAGTCGATGCAGCCGGCCCAGTAGAAGGTGCGGTTGCTCGGCCGGTAGTTCAGCGTGGAGGCCCAGATGCCGTCGACGTACCCGTGGCTGCCGTTGGCCAGGTCGTACTTCGTGCCGAAGTCCAGCCGGGGCACCGAGTGCCCGGCGAACTCCCAGTTCACCAGGTCCCACGACCGCAGCACGGGGGCGCCGGGCGAGTAGTGCATGGTGGAGGCCGACATGTAGTAGACGTCGCCGACCCGGATGATGTCGACGTCGGCGAAGTCCTGCCAGACGACCGGGTTGCTGAAGGTGCCACCGGGGTTGCCGCTGTCGCCGACGCGGACCAGCTGCCACTGCTGATGGCCACCGTTGAAGTCGTCGTACTGCACGATGTTGCCGCCGTCAGCGGTGGAGGCGTTCTGCACCTCGACCACCTTGTTCGAGTTCCGGTTGATCAACCGCACGTACCCGTCGGCTGAGTCCGCCAGCCGGAACTGCTGGTTCGTCCCGTTGCCGTCGCTCCACTGCACGATGCTGGCGCCGTTGGCCGTGGAGAAGTTGTAGACGTCGAGCACCTTGCCCGAGTGGCGGGACTTCAACCGGTAGTACCCGCCGCCGGAGTCGACGAACTGCCACTGCTGCCCGTTGCCGTTGTTGCGCGGCCACTGCGTGATCCGCGCCCCGTCGTTCGTGGCCCCGTTGTACAGGTCCAGCACCTTGCCACTGTTGCGATTCACCAACACGTACCACGCGCTGGTGTCCACCGTCGCCGCCGAAACCGGCCCCGGAGACACCGCGACGAGCCCGCTCGCCGCGAGCACCGCGACCACCGCGGCCGAGACACGCGACAACCAACCACGCCGTCGGGGCACAGCCCGCGAGGGCCCACCAATGGCAACCATGATCCTCCTTCGAGAGCGCTGACACGATCCGGATTCCGTCGGGGAGCGTCACCCGGGCGCCTGCGACCACCGCGGCGATCGGCCATCTCGAATGTGATCGCTCACAGCCGTGCCACCGTCATGACGCACAGAGTCGCACGACCCCGGCAAGGAGGTCTTCGGCCGGCATGCCCCCGTGGAGGCCGATCGACCCATCCATCGACTGTGAGCGATAACATGGCGTTCGTCAAGACGTCACGCATGAGCCGGGACAGCGACCGGAACGCCGACGGGGGCCCTCCCGGCACGGGAGGACCACCCGGGGCCACCGACGGAACCGACCAGCGGGCCAGGCCGAGGGCGCGCTGGTGGTTGCCCTCCTGCGCGGGTCAGAACCCCCGGGCGAGGCGGTAGTAGGCCTGGTTCCACCGGATCTCGTTGGCGAAGCGGCGGGGCTCGGTGTGCTCGTCGATGACGACCAGCTCGGTGCGTACCATCTCGGCCAGGTCGTGCAGCTCCTCGACGCCCACCGCCTGGGACAGCACGGTGTGGTGCGGGGCGCCGGCGGTGATCCAGGCCTCCGCCGAGCCGGCCAGGTGCGGGCGGGGCCGCCACACCGCCCGGGCGACCGGCAGCCGGCGCAGCGGGTGCGGCGGCGCCACCACGTCGACCTCGTTGGCCACCAGGCGGAAGCGCTCCCCCATGTCCGCGAGACCGAGCACCACCGCCGGGCCGGGCGCGGCGTCGAACACCAGCCTGACCGGGTCCTCGCGGCCGCCGATGCTCAGCGGGTGGACCTCGACCTTCGGGGTGTCACCGGCGATCGTCGGGCAGACCTCGAGCATGTGGGCGCCGAGCACCAGCTCGTCGCCCGGCGTCAGGTCGTAGGTGTAGTCCTCCATGAAGGACGTCCCACCCTCGACCCCGACCGCCATCGCCTTGAGCGAGTGCACCAGCACCGAGGTCTTCCAGTCGCCCTCGCCGCCGAAGCCGTAGCCGTCGGCCATGAGTCGCTGCACGGCGATGCCGGGCAGTTGGCGCAGACCGCCGAGGTCCTCGAAGTTCGTGGTGAAGGCCCGGAAGCCGCCCTCCTCGAGGAACGCGCGCAGGCCGAGTTCGAGGCGCGCGGCGTAGCGCAGCGAGTCGTGTCGCTCCCCGCCGGGCCGCAGCTGCGGGTCGACCCGGAAGGTGTCGTCGTACTCCTTGACCAGGTCGTCGATCTGCGCGTCGGCCACCTGGTCGACGACCGCGACGAGATCGTTGACGCCGTACGTGTTGACCGAGACGCCGAAGCGCAGCTCCGCCTCGACCTTGTCGCCCTCGGTCACGGCGACGTCGCGCATGTTGTCGCCGAAGCGGGCCAGCCGCAGCGACCGCATCGCCGAGTAGCCGAGCGCGGCCCGGGCCCAGGCGCCGACCCGGGCGGTCACCCGGGGGTCGCTGACGTGCCCGGCGACGGTCTTGCGGGCGACGCCGAGCCGGGTCTGGATGAAGCCGAACTCGCGGTCGCCGTGCGCGGCCTGGTTCAGGTTCATGAAGTCCATGTCGATCTCGTCCCAGGGCAGCAGGACGTTGGCCTGGGTGTGCAGGTGCAGCAGCGGCGTCCGCAGGGCGTCCAGGCCGGCGATCCACATCTTGGCCGGCGAGAAGGTGTGCATCCAGGCGATCACCCCGACCACACCCTGCGCGGCGGCGTCCCGACAGGCCTTGAGGATGTCGGCGCTGGAGGTCAGGACCGGCTTCCAGACCACCCGGACGGGGATCCCCGGCGCGTCGTCGAGCTGCGCGGCGATCTGCCGGGACTGCTCGGCGACCTGCCGGAGGGTGTCCTCGCCGTACAGTCCCTGGCTTCCGGTGAGGAACCAGACCTCGGGTTGGGGGTGCGTTGCCATGCAGTTGCCTTCCGCGAGATGGGCGGTCACTTGAAGCGGATGCCGATGAGGCGCTGGAGGAGGATGAAGGCGAAGAGCAGGCCACCGATCACGATCCTCGTCCACCAGGAGTTCAGGCTCCCGTCGAAGGTGATCAGGGTCTGGATCACGCCCAGCACCAGCACACCCAGCACGGTGCCGAAGACGTAGCCGGACCCGCCGGTGAGCACGGTGCCGCCGATGACGACAGCCGCGATCACGTCCAGTTCCATGCCGATGGCGATCAGCGGTGCGCCGGAGAGCGTGTAGAACGACAGCAGGATGCCGCCGATAGCCGAACAGAGGCCGCTGACCGTGTAGACGGCGATTCGGGTACGCCCCACCGGCAGGCCCATCAGCAGCGCCGACTGGGGGTTGCCGCCGATCGCGTACACGGTGCGGCCGAAGCGGGTGTACGCCAGCACGTACGCGGCGACCAGCACCACCGCGAACGCGATCAGCACGATGATCGACACGAAGTTGCCGCGCGGGTCGCCGATGCGCTCCTGCGACACGGCCGTCCAGAAGCCGTCGGTGATGGGGATGGACGCGTCGCTGATGAACGTGCACATGCCCCGGGCGAAGAACATCCCGGCGAGGGTGACGATGAACGGTTGGATCTCGAAGAAGTGGATCGCGCAGCCCATCAGGAACCCGAGCGTCGGGCCGATCAGCAGCGCGACGACCAGCACCAGGGCCGCGGGCAGACCGTCCTGGAGCAGCGACGCCGACACCATGGCGGTCATCGCGACGACGGAGCCGACCGACAGGTCGATGCCGCCGGTGAGGATCACGAAGGTCATGCCGACCGCGACGACCAGCAGGAAGCCGTTGTCGATGAAGACGTTGAAGACGACCTGGACGTTGGAGAACGCCCGGTACTGGGACACGCCGACGCCGTACATGACCAGCAGCAGGGCGAGGGTGGCCAGGACCGGGACGTGCCGTCGGGGCACCCTGGGTCGCCAGGCACGGCCGGTGGTCAGTGACGTGCTGCTCATGCCGGCACCTGCTCCTTCTCCCGCCGCCGCGCCGTGGGCCCGGGCGTGGTGCCGCGACGGCGGCGGCTGAACCTGGCCCGGAACGCCGGCGCCTGGATGAGGCAGACGGCGATGACGACGACCGCCTTGAACAGCAGGGCCGTCTGCGGCGAGATGTTCATGGCGTACACCGAGGTGGTGAGGGTCTGGATGATCAGCGCGCCGAGGATGGTGCCGCCGAGGGAGAACCGGCCACCGGCGAGTGAGGTGCCGCCGATGACCACCGCGAGGATCGCGTCGAGCTCCACCCAGAGGCCGGCGGCGTTGCCGTCGGCGCTGGACACGTTCGCCGTCATCATGAACCCGGCGACCGCGGCGCAGGCGGCGCTGAGCACGTACACGAGGAAGACGACGCGGCTGGATCGGATGCCGGCCAGCCGGCTCGCCTCGGCGTTGCCGCCGACCGACTCGACGATCAGACCGAGCGCGGTACGCCGGGTGAAGGCGGCGATGAGCAGGGCCGCCGCGAGGGCGATGAAGACGGCCAGCGGCAGGGTCAGGAAGTGCCCGAGCCCGATCGCCCGGTACGGCCCGGAGTTGATCGTGATGATCTGGCCCTCGGTGACCAGTTGCGCGAGCCCTCGGCCGGCCACCATGAGGATCAGCGTGGCGATGATGGGCTGGATGCCGATGACGGCGACCAGCACCCCGTTCCAGGCGCCGAGCGCGAGCGCGGCGCCGAAGGCCAGCGCGAGCGCCGTGAGTACGGTCGCCGGGCTGTTCTGGTCGGGCGCCTCGCTGATGTGGAGGCAGGCGATGGCGCCGCTGATGGCACAGAGCGATCCGACGGAGAGGTCGATGCCGCCGGTGGCGATGACGAGGGTCATGCCCAGCGCCACCAGCATCAGCGGTGCGCTCAGCCGGAGGATGTCGACCGGGGTGCCGTAGAGGTGCCCGTTCTTGACCTCGATGGAGAGGAAGCCGGGCCGGTAGATCGTGTTGGCCAGGATCATGACCACCAGCACGAGCACCGGCCAGAACAGGCGGTGGCCGGTAAGCGGGCGGAGGCGGTCGGCGACGGCGTTCACCGGATCACCTCCGCACCGGTGGTGCCGCTGGCGATGGTCCGCATGACGCGGTCGGCGTCGAGGGTGTCGTCGTTGTCGAGTTGGGCGACCATCGTCCGGTCACGCATCACGGCGACGCGGTGGCTCAGCCGCAGCACCTCCTCCAGCTCGGCGGAGATGAACAGCACCGCCATGCCGTCGTCGGAGAGCTGGACCACCAGTTTCTGGATCTCGGCCTTCGCGCCGACGTCGATCCCCCGGGTGGGCTCGTCGAGGATGAGCAGGCGCGGCTCGGTGATGAGCCAGCGGGCCAGGAGCACCTTCTGCTGGTTGCCGCCGGAGAGGTTGCGCACCGGCAGATCCGGGTTCGCCGGCCGGATGCTGAGCGCCTGGATGTACTTCTCGACCAGCTCGTCCTGCCGGCGGCGGGGGATCGGCCGCAGCCACCCGCGGGCCGCCTGCATCGCGAGGATCATGTTCTCCCGCACCGACAGCTCGGGGACGACGCCCTCCGCGCGGCGGTTCTCGGAGCAGAACCCGACGCCGCGGTCGATGGCCTGGACCGGGTTACGCACCTGCGTCCCGCCGCCGTCGACGACGACCGTGCCGTGGTCGGCGCGGTCGGCGCCGAACAGCAACCGCGCCACCTCGGTACGGCCGGAGCCGAGCAGGCCGGCGAGCCCGACCACCTCGCCGGCGTGGATCCGCAGGCTGAAGGGGGCGACCGCACCCTTGCGGCCCAGCTCCGACGCGTCGACCAGCAGGGCCGCGTCGGACCGTACGGCGGCGGTCCGCTTCTGCTGCTCGTCGAGGCGCTCCAGGACGTCGAGCTCCTTGCCGATCATCTTCTCGACGAGGCTGAGCTGGGGCAGCTCCTCCGTCCGGTACTCCCCCACCAGGGCGCCGTTGCGCAGCACCGTGATGCGGTCGGCGATGCCGTAGACCTGGTCGAGGAAGTGCGTCACGAAGAGGATGCCGATGCCCTCGTCGCGTAGCTGCCGCATGATCCGGAAGAGCTGCGCGACCTCACCGGCGTCCAGGCTGGAGGTCGGCTCGTCGAGGATCAGGACCCGGGCCCGTACGTCGATCGCCCGGGCGATGGCGACCATCTGCTGCACCGCCAGGGAGTACGTGCCGAGCTGCGCGGTGACGTCGATGTCGAGATCCAGCCGGGCCAGGAGCGCCCGCGCCCGCCGGCGCATCTCGCCCCAGCGGATCGCGCCGAGACGACGGGGCTCCCGGCCGATGAAGATGTTCTCCGCCACGGACAGGTTGGTGCAGAGGTTGACCTCCTGGTAGACGGTGCTCACCCCGGAGGCCGACGCCTGCATCGGGCCGCTGAAGGCGACCTGCTCACCGTCGAGAACGACGGTGCCCTCGTCGATGGCGTAAACGCCGGTCAACACCTTGATCAGGGTCGACTTGCCGGCACCGTTCTCGCCCATCAGGGCGTGGACCTCGCCCGGGAACAGGCGGAGATCGACGTCGTGGAGCGCGCGTACCCCGGGGAAGGTCTTGCTGATCCCGGTCATGGTCAGGACCGGACGGCTATCCGTCATCCCATCGGACCTCTTCTGGATGGTGTCGGTAGGACAGGAGCGAGCGACGGGCCGGGGTCGCCGTCGACGGACGGCGACCCCGGCGTCGGTCAGTACTTGCGGTTGGGCAGTGCCTCCTTGGCCTGCTCCTGGGTGAAGGTGGTCTCCTCGGTCTCGATCCGGGCCGGGACCTCCTCGCCGGCGTGGACCTTCTTCGCCAGGTCCATCAGCTGCGGGCCGAGCAGCGGGCTGCACTCGGCGATGAAGTTGAACCTGCCGTCGGCGAGGGCCTGCATGCCGTCCTTCACCGCGTCGATGGTGATGATGGTGATGTCCTTGCCGGGCACCTTGCCGGCCGCGGTGATCGCCTCCAGCGCGCCCAGACCCATGTCGTCGTTGTGCGCGAAGAGCACGTCGATCTTCGGGTTGGCTTTGAGGAACTGCTCCATGACCTGCTTGCCGTCGGCCCGCTTGAAGTCGCCTGACTGGGAGGCGACGATCTTCAGGTTCGGGTTGGCGGCGATCGCCTTGGCGAAGCCCTCCTTGCGGTCGTTGGCCGGCGCCGAGCCGGTGGTGCCCTGAAGCTCGACGACGTTCACCGGCCCGCTGGCGCTCTTGGTCTGCTCCACCAGCCACTCGCCGGCCAGCCGGCCCTCCTTGACGAAGTCCGAGCCGAGGAACGTCTTGTAGAGCGACTTGTCGGCCGAGTCGACGGAGCGGTCGGTCAGGATCACCGGGATGCCGGCGTCCTTGGCCTCCTTGAGCACGGTGTCCCAGCCGGACTCCACCACCGGCGAGAAGGCGATCACGTCGACCTTCTGCTGGATGAAGTTCCGGATCGCCTTGATCTGGTTCTCCTGCTTCTGCTGCGCGTCGTCGAACTTCAGCTCGATCCCCGCGGCGGCGGCGGCCTCCTTGATCGAGGTCGTGTTCGCCGTCCGCCAGCCGCTCTCCGCGCCGACCTGCGAGAAGCCCAGCGTGACCTTGCCGTCGTCGGCGGAGCCGTCGCCGGTGTCGCTGTTGCCGCAGGCCGCCAGGCTGCCCGTGAGCAGCACGGTGGCGACGACCGCGAGCAGGGTGCGTGCCGTTCTCCTGGTTCTCATCGGTTCTCCTCGGTGGGGTGGTCCGGACACGTGGCGCGCGCGTGTCCCGGTGTGGTGGTGAGGTTGGTACGAGAAGGGGCCGTTCCCGGTCAGCCAGGTGCCGGGCGTTGGCCGTAGACGTTCTGATACCGGTCATGCAGCGAGCTGATGTCGGCCTGCGTCATCGGCAGCGGCTGCCCGAGCGCCCGCGCCAGGTGCGCGGTACGGGCGACGTCCTCGCACATCACCGCGGCCTTGACCGCCGCGCGGGCGTCCTTGCCGATCGTGAAGACCCCGTGGTTGCGCATGAGCACCGCCGGCGAGCGGTGCCCGGACAGGGTGCTGACGATCCCCTTGCCGATGTCGTCACCACCGATCAGCGCGAACGGCCCCACCGGGATCTCCCCGCCGAACTCGTCGGCCTGGGCGGTCAGCCAGCACGGGATGGACTCGCCCCGGGCCGCCCAGGCGGTGGCGTAGCTGCTGTGCGTGTGCACGACGCCACCGACCTCCGGCATGGCCCGGTAGACGTAGGCGTGCGCGGCGGTGTCGCTGGACGGCGCGCCGTTCCCGTCGACCACGGTCCCGTTCAGGTCGCACACGACCATGGTGTCCGCCGTCAGGGCGTCGTAGTCGACACCGCTGGGCTTGATCACCATGAGGTCCTGGCCCGGGACCCGCGCCGAGACGTTGCCGGCGGTCCAGGCCACCAGCGCGTACCGGGTCAATTCGGCGTGCAGGCGGGCCACCGTCTCCCGCAGGACGCTCACCTGCCGCGCCATGTCGTTGCTCATCCGATCGCCTCCAGAACCGTGTCGGTCCGCGCCGCGGCCGCGTCCAGGGCCGTGTTCCTGATCGCCCGCAGGCGGAGCATGACGTCGTCGCTGCCGCGGCCGAAGTGGTCGTGCAGCGCGCGGTACTCGGCGTAGAGGGCGTCGTACGCCCGCGCGTTGTCCGGGTCCGGCTGGTACACGCCCTCGTTCACCCGGCCCATCGCCGCCGAGGCCCGGTGGACGTCCGGGTACGCCCCGGCGGCGACGGCCGCGTGGATCGCCGAGCCGAGCGCCGGTCCCTGGGCGGAGCCGATGATGCCCAGCGGGCGGTTGGTGACGTCGGCGTAGATCTGCATGAGCAGCCGGTTCGAGGCGAGACCACCGGCGACGACCAGGTCGGTGACCGGTATCCCGGCCTCGACGAACGCCTCGATGATCATCCGGGTGCCGAACGCCGTGGACTCCAGCAGCGCCCGGTAGACGTCCTGCGGCCGGGTGGCCAGGGTCAGCCCGACGATCAGGCCGCTGAGGTCGTGGTTGACCAGCGGTGACCGGTTGCCGTTCCACCAGTCCAGCGCGATGAGGCCGTGGGCCCCGACCGGTTGGTCGGCGGCCAGTTCGGTCAACCGCTCGTGCGACGCGACTCCGGCCGGCGCGGCGTTCCTGACGAACCAGCCGAAGATGTCGCCGACCCCGCTCTGCCCGGCCTCGTAACCCCACGCGCCCGCGCTGATGCCGCCGTCGACGACACCGCACATGCCGGGCACCTCGGCGGGGTGGGTGCCGTTGAGGACGTGGCAGGTGGAGGTGCCCATGATGGCCACCAGTCGGCCGGGGCTCAGTGCCTGGGCGGCGGCGGCGGTGACGTGGGCGTCGACGTTGCCGACCGCGACAGCGATGCCCGCCGGCAGCCCGGTCCAGGCGGCGGCGCGGGCGCTGAGGGTGCCGGCCCGCTCGCCCAGCGGCAGCAGGGGACCGTCCAACTTGGCCACGAAGTCGGCGAAGCCAGGGTTGAGGGCGCTCAGGTAGTCGGTCGACGGGTACCGGCCGTCCTGCCAGATGCCCTTGTATCCGGCGGTGCAGACGTTGCGGGTCTCCTCGTCGCACAACTGCCACACGATCCAGTCGGCGGCTTCGACGAAGCGCTCGGCACGGCGGTAGACCTCCGGATCCTCCTCGAGGATCTGGAGACCCTTGGCGAACTGCCACTCGGCGGAGATCTTGCCGCCGTAGCGGCCGATCCACGGCTCGTGCCGCTCGTGGGCCAACGCGTTGATGCGGTCGGCGTGCGACTGGGCGGCGTGGTGCTTCCACAGCTTCACCCAGGCGTGCGGCCGGTGGCGCAGCTCCGGGACCTCGCACAGCGG is drawn from Micromonospora sp. NBC_01740 and contains these coding sequences:
- a CDS encoding ABC transporter permease, with amino-acid sequence MNAVADRLRPLTGHRLFWPVLVLVVMILANTIYRPGFLSIEVKNGHLYGTPVDILRLSAPLMLVALGMTLVIATGGIDLSVGSLCAISGAIACLHISEAPDQNSPATVLTALALAFGAALALGAWNGVLVAVIGIQPIIATLILMVAGRGLAQLVTEGQIITINSGPYRAIGLGHFLTLPLAVFIALAAALLIAAFTRRTALGLIVESVGGNAEASRLAGIRSSRVVFLVYVLSAACAAVAGFMMTANVSSADGNAAGLWVELDAILAVVIGGTSLAGGRFSLGGTILGALIIQTLTTSVYAMNISPQTALLFKAVVVIAVCLIQAPAFRARFSRRRRGTTPGPTARRREKEQVPA
- a CDS encoding sugar ABC transporter ATP-binding protein — encoded protein: MTDSRPVLTMTGISKTFPGVRALHDVDLRLFPGEVHALMGENGAGKSTLIKVLTGVYAIDEGTVVLDGEQVAFSGPMQASASGVSTVYQEVNLCTNLSVAENIFIGREPRRLGAIRWGEMRRRARALLARLDLDIDVTAQLGTYSLAVQQMVAIARAIDVRARVLILDEPTSSLDAGEVAQLFRIMRQLRDEGIGILFVTHFLDQVYGIADRITVLRNGALVGEYRTEELPQLSLVEKMIGKELDVLERLDEQQKRTAAVRSDAALLVDASELGRKGAVAPFSLRIHAGEVVGLAGLLGSGRTEVARLLFGADRADHGTVVVDGGGTQVRNPVQAIDRGVGFCSENRRAEGVVPELSVRENMILAMQAARGWLRPIPRRRQDELVEKYIQALSIRPANPDLPVRNLSGGNQQKVLLARWLITEPRLLILDEPTRGIDVGAKAEIQKLVVQLSDDGMAVLFISAELEEVLRLSHRVAVMRDRTMVAQLDNDDTLDADRVMRTIASGTTGAEVIR
- a CDS encoding LacI family DNA-binding transcriptional regulator, whose amino-acid sequence is MTDVARLAGVSHQTVSRVLNGHPNVREQTRLRVQAAITELGYRPNRAARALVTGRSQVIGVVAQNTTLFGPASLLTALEQAAAEAGFAVSVGSVSDLDHQSISAAVERHLAHRVAGIVVIAPVESAGEALGRLPKDVPLVTVDGDPRRPIPLVTVDQVAGARAATQHLLDAGHRTVWHVSGPPDWFDSAGRIEGWREALRSAGAEAPPLIPADWSAAAGYRCGQMLARIPEVTAVFTANDHLALGVLRALHEHGLRVPDDISVVGFDDVPEAAYFIPPLTTVRPDFAAVARASLDLLLAQIESSQVVGPLRQTVAPSLVARRSVGAPPRR
- the yjfF gene encoding galactofuranose ABC transporter, permease protein YjfF; this encodes MSSTSLTTGRAWRPRVPRRHVPVLATLALLLVMYGVGVSQYRAFSNVQVVFNVFIDNGFLLVVAVGMTFVILTGGIDLSVGSVVAMTAMVSASLLQDGLPAALVLVVALLIGPTLGFLMGCAIHFFEIQPFIVTLAGMFFARGMCTFISDASIPITDGFWTAVSQERIGDPRGNFVSIIVLIAFAVVLVAAYVLAYTRFGRTVYAIGGNPQSALLMGLPVGRTRIAVYTVSGLCSAIGGILLSFYTLSGAPLIAIGMELDVIAAVVIGGTVLTGGSGYVFGTVLGVLVLGVIQTLITFDGSLNSWWTRIVIGGLLFAFILLQRLIGIRFK
- the araA gene encoding L-arabinose isomerase, yielding MATHPQPEVWFLTGSQGLYGEDTLRQVAEQSRQIAAQLDDAPGIPVRVVWKPVLTSSADILKACRDAAAQGVVGVIAWMHTFSPAKMWIAGLDALRTPLLHLHTQANVLLPWDEIDMDFMNLNQAAHGDREFGFIQTRLGVARKTVAGHVSDPRVTARVGAWARAALGYSAMRSLRLARFGDNMRDVAVTEGDKVEAELRFGVSVNTYGVNDLVAVVDQVADAQIDDLVKEYDDTFRVDPQLRPGGERHDSLRYAARLELGLRAFLEEGGFRAFTTNFEDLGGLRQLPGIAVQRLMADGYGFGGEGDWKTSVLVHSLKAMAVGVEGGTSFMEDYTYDLTPGDELVLGAHMLEVCPTIAGDTPKVEVHPLSIGGREDPVRLVFDAAPGPAVVLGLADMGERFRLVANEVDVVAPPHPLRRLPVARAVWRPRPHLAGSAEAWITAGAPHHTVLSQAVGVEELHDLAEMVRTELVVIDEHTEPRRFANEIRWNQAYYRLARGF
- a CDS encoding RICIN domain-containing protein; its protein translation is MVAIGGPSRAVPRRRGWLSRVSAAVVAVLAASGLVAVSPGPVSAATVDTSAWYVLVNRNSGKVLDLYNGATNDGARITQWPRNNGNGQQWQFVDSGGGYYRLKSRHSGKVLDVYNFSTANGASIVQWSDGNGTNQQFRLADSADGYVRLINRNSNKVVEVQNASTADGGNIVQYDDFNGGHQQWQLVRVGDSGNPGGTFSNPVVWQDFADVDIIRVGDVYYMSASTMHYSPGAPVLRSWDLVNWEFAGHSVPRLDFGTKYDLANGSHGYVDGIWASTLNYRPSNRTFYWAGCIDFAQTHIYTASAVDGTWSRHTTIPNCYYDAGMLVDDNDTMYVAYGNGTISVAQLSPDGRTQVRAQQVYQTPSSIGTLEGARFYKRNGAYYIWLTRPANGQYVLKSTNGPFGPYEQRQVLLNMPGPISGGGVPHQGGLVQTQNGGWYYMAFTDAYPGGRMPTLAPITWTSDGWPQVQAVNGSWGVNYPNPLPSRPVKPLTGTDTFPGTTLGVQYEWNHNPDNSRWSVNNGLRLQTATVTNDLYRARNTVTHRIQGPTSTGTIELDYSTMRDGDRTGLAMLRDTSAWIGVKRENGATRVVMTNGLTMGTDNWNTTGTGTEIASAPVSGGRIWLRANADIRPGSGRQARFSYSTDGVTFVPLGNALTLNNAWQFFMGYRFGIFNYATQSLGGQVTVRRFTLTTP